In the Leishmania donovani BPK282A1 complete genome, chromosome 29 genome, one interval contains:
- a CDS encoding clathrin coat assembly protein ap19, putative, translating into MIQFLLLMSRQGKIRLSKWYVTLSQKEQTKIIREVCQAALGRSARLSNMFEIEGRKYVCRRYASLYFIACVDKTDNELITLEIIHHFVEVLDQYFGNVCELDLIFNFHRAYFILDEVLLGGELLLSNKRATLAYIDRLDVAAERSEAQLEGSSFVDQMTNAIKGV; encoded by the coding sequence ATGATTCAGttcctgctgctgatgaGCCGCCAAGGCAAGATAAGACTCTCCAAATGGTACGTGACGCTCTCGCAGAAGGAGCAGACAAAAATCATCCGCGAAGTGTGCCAGGCGGCGCTTGGCCGCTCTGCTCGGCTGTCGAACATGTTCGAGATTGAGGGCCGAAAGTACGTTTGCCGCCGCTACGCCTCTCTGTACTTCATCGCCTGCGTCGACAAGACAGACAATGAGCTGATTACGCTGGAGATCATCCACCACTTTGTCGAGGTGCTGGATCAGTACTTCGGCAATGTATGCGAGCTCGACTTGATCTTCAACTTTCACCGTGCGTACTTCATCCTTGACGAGGTGCTGCTTGGTGGGGAGCTGTTGCTGAGCAACAAGCGTGCCACGCTTGCCTACATCGACCGGCTTGATGTTGCTGCAGAGCGTAGCGAGGCACAGCTCGAGGGCAGCTCTTTTGTGGATCAGATGACCAACGCCATCAAAGGGGTCTGA